A window from Streptomyces sp. NBC_00271 encodes these proteins:
- a CDS encoding methionine ABC transporter permease, with amino-acid sequence MTWSEMQPLLSQACWDTLYMVGWSTLIAIVGGLPLGVLLVLTDRGGLLQNVVVNKVIGQVVNIARSLPFIILMVALMNFTRTITGTTIGREAAIVPLAVGAIPFFARLVETAVREVDGGLVEAVQSMGGNTWTVVRKVLVPESLPSLISSATTTIVALIGYSAMAGTVGAGGLGDIAIRYGYQRFETGLMWITVAILAVVISLIQFAGDYAARTLHRRGGHSGAAPKLRLLKAKEPATAEVGKVA; translated from the coding sequence GTGACCTGGTCGGAGATGCAGCCCCTGCTGTCCCAGGCGTGTTGGGACACGCTCTACATGGTCGGCTGGTCCACGCTGATCGCGATCGTCGGCGGTCTGCCGCTCGGCGTTCTGCTCGTCCTGACCGACCGCGGCGGACTCCTGCAGAACGTCGTCGTGAACAAGGTCATCGGGCAGGTCGTGAACATCGCCCGCTCGCTGCCGTTCATCATCCTGATGGTCGCTCTGATGAACTTCACGCGCACGATCACGGGAACGACCATCGGACGCGAGGCGGCGATCGTGCCGCTCGCCGTCGGCGCGATCCCCTTCTTCGCGCGCCTGGTCGAGACGGCGGTCCGCGAAGTGGACGGCGGTCTCGTCGAGGCCGTGCAGTCGATGGGCGGCAACACCTGGACCGTCGTGCGCAAGGTGCTCGTACCGGAGTCGCTGCCGTCGCTGATCTCCTCCGCGACCACCACGATCGTCGCCCTCATCGGCTACTCCGCGATGGCCGGCACCGTCGGCGCCGGCGGGCTCGGCGACATCGCCATCCGCTACGGCTACCAGCGCTTCGAGACCGGACTGATGTGGATCACCGTGGCGATCCTCGCGGTCGTCATCTCCCTCATCCAGTTCGCCGGCGACTACGCGGCCCGCACCCTGCACCGGCGCGGCGGCCACTCCGGCGCCGCCCCGAAGCTGCGGCTGCTGAAGGCCAAGGAGCCCGCCACCGCGGAGGTCGGCAAGGTCGCCTGA
- the cobT gene encoding nicotinate-nucleotide--dimethylbenzimidazole phosphoribosyltransferase — protein sequence MTDTGQVPGEGLPENAGMVEQPGVSAPGAYTFLDPSENPAEDDDLLLMPGAQGAWGNEVAPPPPQPLVEEQPLVHEPGPHETAGRDSGSLDLSGVRVPGPAATPQPTAPRRPLHLGPPTPDGSASPVRSLADRGPAAAPMATPMNPVTPPTPVRHAGPPTTGPEYLDVSQLSEIPPQGAVPWGAPSVGPEGTAAETVVPSAVQGPEAGAVAEALTVPEAAPVAEAAEPAEFAPVPQAAEAVEVVEAQGFAQVPQAPETGHMPEASEGHFVQQAVEVAPSPEAGPSFEAGPSFEVAPGPEAEPSLEAAAGPEAEPAPDGFPAPEDPTAAAASTPFPVAQDLPHLTPTADDSAGHLADTPARVSEAGEPLATEQVLEPAQDPQSTPAAEPQATEQAPQLADQATHLAESVAHPVDQAPRFPAQAARFPEAGVHTPELVVQLADTGVEPASLAEAPQPEFAPEPLVVSAAHAAAEAQAQVAHAADDSYGQALPGVEAFPVQAAQFAAPAEAHAAFAEAGAGVPVGVAAHAQAPHAATNQSHGEHRPGDTAGAPGFQGAPLDSAADQSFGQFVPVEGTVPTTPHLAPTPPHAMTVPPLPTAERPPVEEPPVEEPPAMAEAVAVESQEAPLAPLAEAEPAIEERPVAPVPAPREAEAETPPVPEPFEADPEPVVVAQQADDLDTQVADQEESTAAVEDVRESTGPAAPGYDDAEREAVLRVMRERRDIRNGFRSDPIPHDVLLRVLEAAHTAPSVGHSQPWDFVVIRSAETRRTMHELAARQREAYAKSLPKGRAKQFKELKIEAILDTPVNIVVTADPTRGGRHTLGRHTQPQMAPYSSALAVQNLWLAARAEGLGVGWVSFFDEREMVRALGLPEHLDVVAYLCVGYVDEFPEEPELMQAGWSKRRPLSWVVHEETYGRRALPGEEPHDLLAETVSNIRPLDAKALGEAWERQKRMTKPAGALGMLEIISAQLSGLSRMCPPPIPEPAAVAIFAGDHGVHAQGVTPWPQEVTGQMVANFLGGGAVCNAFANQVGAEVCVVDVGVASDLPATPGLLPRKVRAGTADMTTGPAMTREEVTAAIEVGIETARDLVAAGNKALLTGEMGIANTTASAALISVFTDSDPSEVTGRGTGINDETLARKTEVVRRAIELHQPDPADPIGVLAAIGGLEHAAMVGLLLGGASLRTPVILDGVSAGAAALVARAIAPEVLAACIAGHRSAEPGHVAALNKLGLRPLIDLDLRLGEGTGALLALPVVQSAARAMHEVATFDSAGVTEK from the coding sequence ATGACCGACACCGGCCAGGTCCCGGGCGAGGGACTGCCGGAGAACGCAGGCATGGTGGAGCAGCCGGGCGTCTCCGCCCCGGGCGCGTACACCTTCCTCGACCCCTCCGAGAACCCCGCCGAGGACGACGACCTGCTTCTCATGCCGGGCGCACAGGGAGCGTGGGGCAACGAGGTGGCCCCGCCGCCCCCGCAGCCCCTCGTCGAGGAGCAGCCTCTCGTCCATGAGCCGGGTCCGCATGAGACGGCCGGCCGGGACAGCGGTTCGCTCGACCTCAGTGGCGTCCGCGTACCCGGCCCCGCGGCCACCCCGCAGCCGACGGCGCCGCGCCGTCCGCTGCACCTCGGGCCGCCGACTCCGGACGGCTCCGCGAGCCCGGTGCGCTCGCTCGCCGACCGCGGCCCCGCCGCCGCGCCCATGGCCACCCCGATGAACCCCGTGACTCCGCCAACTCCGGTACGGCACGCGGGTCCCCCGACGACCGGTCCCGAGTACCTCGACGTATCGCAGCTCTCCGAGATCCCGCCGCAGGGCGCGGTGCCGTGGGGAGCGCCGTCGGTGGGTCCCGAGGGGACGGCAGCAGAAACGGTCGTCCCGTCGGCCGTCCAGGGCCCCGAGGCCGGAGCGGTCGCCGAGGCGCTGACGGTGCCGGAGGCGGCGCCGGTCGCGGAGGCCGCCGAGCCCGCGGAATTCGCCCCGGTTCCCCAGGCCGCGGAAGCGGTCGAGGTGGTCGAGGCTCAGGGATTCGCGCAGGTGCCCCAGGCTCCGGAGACCGGCCACATGCCCGAGGCGTCGGAGGGTCACTTCGTCCAGCAGGCGGTGGAGGTCGCGCCGAGCCCCGAGGCCGGGCCGAGCTTTGAGGCGGGGCCGAGCTTCGAGGTGGCGCCGGGCCCTGAGGCCGAGCCGAGCCTTGAGGCGGCTGCGGGCCCTGAGGCCGAGCCCGCGCCGGACGGCTTCCCGGCCCCCGAGGACCCGACGGCCGCCGCCGCTTCGACACCTTTCCCGGTCGCCCAGGACCTCCCGCACCTGACCCCGACCGCGGACGACTCCGCCGGGCACCTCGCCGACACCCCGGCACGGGTTTCCGAGGCGGGGGAGCCCTTGGCGACCGAGCAGGTGCTCGAGCCCGCGCAGGACCCGCAGTCGACGCCCGCGGCCGAGCCGCAGGCCACCGAACAGGCCCCCCAACTCGCGGACCAGGCCACCCACCTCGCCGAGTCCGTCGCCCACCCGGTGGACCAGGCGCCCCGGTTCCCGGCTCAGGCCGCTCGGTTCCCGGAAGCAGGTGTCCACACTCCGGAACTCGTGGTCCAGTTGGCGGACACGGGCGTGGAGCCCGCGTCCCTCGCGGAGGCCCCGCAGCCCGAGTTCGCCCCGGAACCCCTCGTGGTGTCCGCCGCCCACGCCGCCGCCGAGGCCCAGGCGCAGGTGGCGCACGCCGCGGACGACTCGTACGGACAGGCACTCCCCGGCGTCGAGGCCTTCCCGGTCCAGGCCGCGCAGTTCGCGGCCCCCGCCGAGGCCCACGCCGCGTTCGCCGAGGCCGGTGCCGGTGTACCGGTCGGCGTCGCCGCCCACGCACAGGCGCCGCACGCGGCCACGAACCAGTCGCACGGTGAGCACCGCCCCGGCGACACGGCAGGCGCACCCGGATTCCAGGGCGCCCCTCTGGACTCCGCCGCGGACCAGTCTTTCGGCCAGTTCGTGCCCGTCGAGGGCACGGTGCCGACGACCCCGCACCTGGCCCCGACCCCGCCGCACGCCATGACCGTGCCGCCGCTGCCCACGGCGGAGCGGCCCCCGGTCGAAGAGCCTCCCGTCGAAGAGCCCCCGGCGATGGCGGAAGCGGTGGCGGTGGAGAGCCAGGAGGCTCCCCTCGCCCCTCTCGCCGAGGCGGAGCCCGCCATCGAGGAGCGGCCCGTCGCCCCGGTTCCCGCGCCCCGCGAGGCCGAAGCCGAGACACCCCCCGTACCGGAGCCGTTCGAGGCGGACCCGGAGCCCGTAGTAGTCGCACAGCAAGCGGACGACCTGGACACCCAGGTCGCCGACCAGGAAGAGAGCACGGCCGCAGTGGAAGACGTACGAGAGTCCACCGGCCCCGCGGCCCCCGGCTACGACGACGCCGAGCGCGAGGCCGTGCTGCGCGTGATGCGCGAGCGCCGCGACATCCGCAACGGCTTCCGCAGCGACCCGATCCCGCACGACGTGCTGCTGCGGGTCCTCGAGGCCGCGCACACCGCGCCGTCCGTGGGCCACTCCCAGCCCTGGGACTTCGTCGTCATCCGCTCCGCCGAGACCCGGCGCACGATGCACGAACTGGCCGCCCGTCAGCGCGAGGCGTACGCCAAGTCGCTGCCCAAGGGGCGCGCGAAGCAGTTCAAGGAACTGAAGATCGAGGCCATCCTCGACACCCCGGTGAACATCGTCGTCACCGCCGACCCGACCCGCGGCGGCCGTCACACCCTGGGCCGTCACACCCAGCCCCAGATGGCCCCCTACTCCTCCGCGCTCGCGGTCCAGAACCTGTGGCTCGCGGCCCGCGCCGAGGGCCTCGGCGTCGGCTGGGTCAGCTTCTTCGACGAGCGCGAGATGGTCCGCGCCCTCGGCCTGCCCGAGCACCTGGACGTGGTGGCGTACCTCTGCGTCGGCTATGTCGACGAGTTCCCCGAGGAGCCGGAGCTGATGCAGGCCGGCTGGTCCAAGCGCCGCCCGCTGTCCTGGGTCGTGCACGAGGAGACGTACGGCCGTCGCGCGCTGCCCGGTGAGGAGCCGCACGACCTGCTCGCCGAGACGGTCTCCAACATCCGCCCGCTGGACGCCAAGGCGCTCGGTGAGGCGTGGGAGCGCCAGAAGCGGATGACCAAGCCCGCGGGCGCGCTCGGCATGCTGGAGATCATCTCCGCGCAGCTGTCCGGCCTGTCCCGGATGTGCCCGCCGCCGATCCCGGAGCCCGCCGCCGTCGCGATCTTCGCGGGCGACCACGGTGTGCACGCCCAGGGCGTCACCCCCTGGCCGCAGGAGGTCACCGGCCAGATGGTGGCCAACTTCCTGGGCGGCGGCGCGGTCTGCAACGCCTTCGCCAACCAGGTGGGTGCCGAGGTCTGCGTCGTCGACGTGGGTGTCGCCTCCGACCTCCCCGCGACCCCGGGTCTCCTCCCGCGCAAGGTCCGCGCGGGCACCGCCGACATGACGACCGGGCCCGCGATGACCCGCGAAGAGGTCACGGCCGCCATCGAGGTGGGCATCGAGACGGCCCGCGACCTCGTGGCGGCCGGCAACAAGGCCTTGCTGACCGGCGAGATGGGCATCGCCAACACGACGGCGTCGGCGGCCCTGATCTCCGTCTTCACGGACAGCGACCCGTCCGAGGTGACGGGCCGCGGCACCGGCATCAACGACGAGACCCTCGCCCGCAAGACCGAGGTCGTGCGCCGCGCCATCGAACTGCACCAGCCGGACCCGGCCGACCCCATCGGGGTCCTCGCCGCGATCGGCGGCCTCGAACACGCCGCCATGGTCGGCCTGCTCCTCGGTGGCGCCTCCCTGCGTACGCCGGTGATCCTGGACGGCGTCAGCGCCGGTGCCGCCGCCCTCGTGGCCCGCGCCATCGCCCCCGAGGTCCTCGC
- a CDS encoding methionine ABC transporter ATP-binding protein, with product MITTTGLTKVYRSRGREVTALDGVDLHVREGEVYGVIGQSGAGKSSLIRCVNLLERPTAGTVTVAGQDLTALVGRGPRAGKELRQARSRIGMVFQHFNLLSSRTVQDNVELPLEILGLSGKERSSKALGLLDLVGLSDKAKAYPAQLSGGQKQRVGIARALAGDPKVLLSDEATSALDPETTRSILQLLRDLNRQLGLTVLLITHEMDVVKTICDSAALMEKGRIVESGTVSELLATPGSELAGALFPVSGEPSGDDRTVIDVTFHGEAATQPVISQLSRTYNIDISILGAAMDTVAGKQVGRMRIELPGRYEENVVPIGFLREQGLQIDIQGQQPVLVKDGAK from the coding sequence GTGATCACGACAACGGGCCTCACCAAGGTCTACCGCTCGCGCGGCCGTGAAGTGACCGCCCTCGACGGCGTCGATCTGCACGTACGCGAAGGCGAGGTGTACGGCGTCATCGGCCAGTCCGGCGCCGGCAAGTCCTCCCTCATCCGCTGCGTCAACCTCCTGGAGCGTCCCACCGCCGGCACGGTCACCGTCGCCGGACAGGACCTCACCGCGCTCGTCGGCCGAGGCCCGCGCGCGGGCAAGGAACTCCGCCAGGCCCGCAGCCGTATCGGCATGGTCTTCCAGCACTTCAACCTGCTGTCCTCGCGCACCGTGCAGGACAACGTCGAGCTGCCGCTCGAAATCCTTGGCCTGTCGGGGAAGGAACGATCCTCCAAGGCGCTCGGGCTGCTCGACCTGGTCGGTCTCTCCGACAAGGCCAAGGCCTACCCGGCCCAGCTCTCCGGCGGCCAGAAGCAGCGCGTCGGCATCGCCCGCGCCCTGGCCGGCGACCCCAAGGTGCTGCTCTCCGACGAGGCCACCAGCGCCCTCGACCCCGAGACCACCCGCTCCATCCTCCAGCTGCTGCGCGACCTGAACCGGCAGCTGGGCCTGACCGTCCTGCTCATCACCCACGAGATGGACGTCGTCAAGACGATCTGCGACTCGGCCGCGCTCATGGAGAAGGGCCGCATCGTCGAGTCCGGCACCGTCAGCGAGCTGCTCGCGACCCCCGGTTCCGAACTCGCCGGGGCGCTCTTCCCGGTGAGCGGCGAACCGTCCGGCGACGACCGCACCGTCATCGACGTCACCTTCCACGGCGAGGCCGCCACCCAGCCCGTCATCTCGCAGCTCTCGCGCACGTACAACATCGACATCTCGATCCTCGGCGCCGCGATGGACACCGTCGCCGGCAAGCAGGTCGGCCGGATGCGCATCGAACTGCCCGGCCGCTACGAGGAGAACGTCGTGCCGATCGGATTCCTGCGCGAGCAGGGCCTGCAGATCGACATCCAGGGCCAGCAGCCCGTGCTCGTGAAGGACGGTGCCAAGTGA
- a CDS encoding sigma-70 family RNA polymerase sigma factor, producing MTHEMVATLRPLLAAEASAEGFASGTEPSDLEQAVWLRLLERLDSDGPPVDPQGWLRRAVRSEVRRTRRTARHERPYVREPADESGPDPEQQVMTADSRRALHDAVRRLPGRCPGLMAALLSPKDLTYREIAGELGISQGSLGPERSRCLGCLRRLLSPVVAARAPRG from the coding sequence ATGACCCACGAGATGGTTGCCACCCTGCGTCCGCTGCTCGCCGCCGAGGCCTCGGCGGAAGGCTTTGCGTCCGGGACCGAACCGAGCGACCTCGAACAGGCCGTCTGGCTGCGCCTGCTGGAGCGCCTCGACTCGGACGGGCCGCCCGTCGACCCGCAGGGCTGGTTGCGCCGCGCCGTGCGCTCCGAGGTCCGCCGCACCCGCCGCACGGCCCGGCACGAACGGCCTTACGTCCGCGAACCCGCCGACGAGAGCGGGCCGGACCCCGAGCAGCAGGTGATGACCGCCGACAGCCGGCGCGCCCTGCACGACGCGGTCCGGCGGCTGCCGGGCCGCTGCCCCGGTCTGATGGCGGCACTGCTCTCCCCGAAGGACCTCACCTATCGGGAGATCGCAGGCGAGTTGGGTATCTCACAGGGCAGTCTGGGTCCGGAACGTTCCAGATGCCTGGGATGTCTGCGTCGATTGCTCTCTCCGGTGGTTGCGGCCCGCGCACCACGGGGATAG
- a CDS encoding GNAT family N-acetyltransferase, with the protein MGMSVTISAATEQDAEQILKLQYLCYQSEAELYGDYGIEPLTQPLDSLRAELADGTVLVARLGEEVVASVRGAVDPDGTARINKLIVHPRMQRHGLGGRLLAAIEAKLATDGAAKSFQLFTGHRSDRNLRMYRKHGYAQVSTERVDERLTLVTLQKGADTGAFVTSA; encoded by the coding sequence ATGGGCATGAGCGTGACCATCTCGGCGGCGACCGAGCAGGACGCAGAGCAGATCCTCAAGCTGCAGTACCTCTGCTACCAGAGCGAGGCCGAGCTGTACGGGGACTACGGCATCGAGCCGCTCACGCAGCCGCTCGACTCCCTCAGGGCGGAGTTGGCGGACGGTACGGTCCTGGTGGCCAGGCTGGGCGAAGAGGTGGTGGCCTCGGTCCGCGGGGCCGTGGACCCGGACGGCACGGCCCGCATCAACAAGCTCATCGTCCATCCGCGCATGCAGCGCCACGGCTTGGGCGGGCGGCTGCTCGCCGCGATCGAGGCCAAGCTCGCGACAGACGGCGCGGCCAAGTCCTTCCAGCTCTTCACCGGCCACCGCAGCGACCGCAACCTGCGGATGTACCGCAAGCACGGCTACGCGCAGGTCTCCACGGAGCGCGTCGACGAGCGGCTCACCCTGGTGACCCTGCAGAAGGGCGCCGACACGGGCGCGTTCGTGACCAGCGCCTGA
- the cbiE gene encoding precorrin-6y C5,15-methyltransferase (decarboxylating) subunit CbiE, protein MADRVTVIGWDGSPLTAAARSALGAATLVAGAAHHLALPEVPRAAERIRLGSVSLAARRIAGHRGSAVVLADGDPGFFGVVRTLRAPEFGLEVEVVPAVSSVAAAFARAGMPWDDAQVVVAHRRTLRRAVNVCRAHTKVAVLTSPGAGPAELGLLLEGVHRTFVICEELGTASERVTILTSDKAADHTWRDPNVVIVIGGFVAAAEDGGWIAGRDPGTGPRGWALPAQAYGGALGEGETDLLRAAQLARLGPRVGDLVWDIGSGSGAFATEAARTGAAVIAVDRNPGSCARTEDSARRYGVQMQIVHGTAPHILENLPEPDVVRVGGGGVQVVSAVADRRPQRIVTHAATRDAAELVGRDLSEHGYQVECALIQSVELDTRAWTETERSVAFLLTGRLPDRNP, encoded by the coding sequence ATGGCCGATCGGGTCACGGTGATCGGCTGGGACGGCTCGCCCTTGACCGCCGCGGCGCGCTCCGCCCTCGGCGCGGCCACCCTGGTGGCCGGAGCGGCGCACCACCTGGCGCTCCCCGAGGTACCCCGGGCCGCCGAACGCATCCGCCTCGGCAGCGTCTCCCTCGCCGCCCGCCGCATCGCGGGCCACCGCGGCAGCGCCGTCGTCCTCGCCGACGGCGACCCCGGCTTCTTCGGAGTCGTACGCACCCTGCGTGCCCCCGAGTTCGGCCTGGAGGTCGAAGTCGTGCCCGCCGTCTCCTCGGTCGCCGCCGCCTTCGCCCGCGCCGGCATGCCCTGGGACGACGCACAGGTGGTCGTGGCGCACCGCCGCACCCTGCGCCGCGCGGTGAACGTCTGCCGCGCCCACACCAAGGTCGCCGTCCTCACCTCGCCAGGCGCCGGCCCCGCCGAACTCGGTCTGCTCCTCGAAGGAGTCCACCGCACCTTCGTCATCTGCGAGGAACTCGGCACCGCGAGCGAGCGGGTCACCATCCTCACCTCCGACAAGGCCGCCGACCACACCTGGCGCGACCCCAACGTCGTCATCGTCATCGGCGGTTTCGTGGCCGCGGCCGAGGACGGCGGCTGGATCGCCGGACGCGACCCGGGCACCGGACCGCGCGGCTGGGCGCTGCCCGCCCAGGCGTACGGCGGCGCACTGGGCGAAGGCGAAACGGATCTGCTGCGCGCCGCCCAACTCGCCCGGCTGGGCCCGCGCGTCGGAGACCTCGTGTGGGACATCGGCTCCGGCAGCGGCGCCTTCGCCACCGAGGCGGCGCGCACCGGCGCGGCGGTCATCGCCGTCGACCGCAACCCCGGCTCCTGCGCCCGCACCGAGGACTCAGCGCGCCGCTACGGCGTCCAGATGCAGATCGTGCACGGCACCGCGCCGCACATCCTGGAGAACCTCCCCGAACCCGATGTCGTACGCGTCGGCGGCGGGGGAGTGCAGGTCGTCTCGGCCGTCGCCGACCGCCGTCCGCAGCGCATCGTGACGCACGCGGCGACCCGCGACGCGGCCGAACTCGTGGGACGTGATCTCAGCGAGCACGGATATCAGGTCGAATGCGCCCTCATTCAGTCCGTCGAACTCGACACAAGAGCCTGGACGGAGACCGAGCGGAGCGTCGCGTTCCTGCTCACAGGCCGTCTGCCCGATCGCAACCCGTGA
- a CDS encoding MetQ/NlpA family ABC transporter substrate-binding protein, with amino-acid sequence MRNTAKITTAVLAAGALTLGLSACGSDKSSSASDTSGPLVVAASPTPHAEILDYIKDNLAKKAGLDLQVKEFTDYVTPNTATEDGSVGANYFQNQPYLDDFNKKNGTHIVPVVTVHLEPLGLYSHKIKKTDELKSGATVAVPNDTVNEARALKLLASKGLITLKDGAGNSATTQDIAKNPKNLKFKELEAAQTPRSLDDVDAAVINGNYAISSGLKPAKDALFLESATNNPYGNFLAVKKGNESDPRVKKLAKLLTSPEVKKFIEDKYAGSVIPSF; translated from the coding sequence GTGCGTAACACCGCCAAGATCACCACCGCAGTCCTCGCCGCCGGAGCCCTCACCCTCGGCCTCTCCGCCTGCGGCTCGGACAAGAGCAGCAGCGCCTCCGACACCAGCGGTCCGCTGGTCGTCGCCGCGAGCCCCACCCCGCATGCCGAGATCCTCGACTACATCAAGGACAACCTGGCCAAGAAGGCCGGCCTCGACCTGCAGGTCAAGGAGTTCACGGACTACGTCACGCCGAACACGGCGACCGAGGACGGGTCCGTCGGCGCCAACTACTTCCAGAACCAGCCGTACCTCGACGACTTCAACAAGAAGAACGGCACCCACATCGTGCCCGTCGTCACGGTCCACCTGGAACCGCTCGGTCTCTACTCCCACAAGATCAAGAAGACCGACGAGCTCAAGAGCGGTGCGACGGTCGCCGTCCCGAACGACACGGTCAACGAGGCACGGGCGCTCAAGCTGCTCGCCTCCAAGGGGCTCATCACGCTCAAGGACGGCGCGGGCAACAGCGCGACCACCCAGGACATCGCGAAGAACCCGAAGAACCTCAAGTTCAAGGAGTTGGAGGCGGCCCAGACCCCGCGCTCCCTGGACGACGTCGACGCCGCGGTGATCAACGGCAACTACGCCATCTCGTCCGGCCTCAAGCCGGCCAAGGACGCGCTCTTCCTGGAGTCCGCGACGAACAACCCCTACGGCAACTTCCTCGCCGTCAAGAAGGGCAACGAGAGCGACCCGCGGGTGAAGAAGCTCGCCAAGCTCCTGACCTCGCCCGAGGTCAAGAAGTTCATCGAGGACAAGTACGCCGGTTCCGTCATCCCGTCGTTCTAG
- a CDS encoding GNAT family N-acetyltransferase, whose protein sequence is MTSTFPDISISTERLVLRALDEDDVPSLAAMMNDEQVGAWTDVPQPYTEDAARTWITEYAPTERTAGRGLDLAVTEFLTQRLVGIVQLAKTNWHVRSTELSYVIAPWARGEGYASEAALATAQWLFRDQKFERIELRTAADNTASQQVAQKIGCISEGVLRNACIAHTRTEDGRWVDLRTDFIVWSLLPEDLDGVGDQLADTGGFTSFSDWN, encoded by the coding sequence ATGACCAGCACCTTCCCCGACATCTCCATCAGCACGGAGCGGTTGGTCCTGCGTGCGCTCGACGAGGACGACGTCCCCTCCCTGGCCGCGATGATGAACGACGAGCAGGTCGGGGCCTGGACCGACGTGCCCCAGCCCTACACCGAGGACGCGGCCCGCACCTGGATCACCGAGTACGCGCCCACCGAACGAACGGCGGGCCGGGGACTCGACCTCGCCGTCACAGAGTTCCTCACCCAGCGCCTGGTCGGCATCGTGCAACTCGCCAAGACCAACTGGCATGTGCGCTCCACCGAACTGTCGTACGTCATCGCCCCCTGGGCCCGCGGCGAGGGCTACGCCTCCGAGGCGGCGCTCGCCACCGCCCAATGGCTCTTCCGCGACCAGAAGTTCGAGCGCATCGAACTGCGCACGGCGGCCGACAACACCGCCTCCCAGCAGGTCGCCCAGAAGATCGGCTGCATCAGCGAGGGCGTCCTGCGCAACGCCTGTATAGCGCACACCCGCACCGAGGACGGCCGCTGGGTGGACCTGCGCACCGACTTCATCGTCTGGAGCCTCCTCCCGGAGGACCTCGACGGAGTCGGCGACCAGCTCGCCGACACGGGTGGTTTCACGTCGTTCTCCGACTGGAACTGA
- a CDS encoding HAD family hydrolase produces the protein MKIHADALLFDNDGTLVSSLESVNRCWTRWAREYGITAEDFARIELHGRPAVEIAADLLPADLVPEALARIELLEVEDVPGGVVLLPGTAAFLDSLPADRWAVVTSATRRLAEARLAEVGIRPKTLISADDITRGKPDPEPYLLAARELGVDPARCVVFEDAPAGLQAGRAAGMATVALATTHEASELDADLVVKDLSALSALVTDAGVEISTRG, from the coding sequence ATGAAGATCCACGCTGATGCCCTGCTGTTCGACAACGACGGGACGCTCGTCTCCTCCCTCGAGTCGGTGAACCGGTGCTGGACACGATGGGCGCGCGAATACGGGATCACCGCGGAGGACTTCGCCCGGATCGAACTGCACGGCCGCCCCGCCGTCGAGATAGCCGCCGACCTGCTGCCCGCCGACCTCGTCCCCGAGGCGCTCGCGCGCATCGAACTGCTGGAGGTCGAGGACGTCCCCGGCGGCGTCGTTCTGCTCCCCGGCACCGCGGCCTTCCTCGACTCGCTGCCGGCCGACCGTTGGGCCGTCGTCACCTCCGCCACCCGGCGACTGGCCGAGGCCCGGCTCGCCGAGGTCGGTATCCGGCCCAAGACGCTGATCTCCGCCGACGACATCACCCGCGGCAAGCCCGACCCCGAGCCCTACCTCCTCGCCGCCCGTGAACTGGGCGTCGACCCCGCCCGCTGCGTCGTCTTCGAGGACGCCCCGGCGGGCCTGCAGGCAGGCCGCGCCGCCGGGATGGCCACCGTGGCGTTGGCCACAACCCACGAGGCGTCCGAGCTGGACGCGGACCTCGTGGTGAAGGACCTCTCGGCCCTGTCCGCACTGGTCACCGACGCGGGAGTGGAGATCTCCACCCGCGGCTGA